The Ipomoea triloba cultivar NCNSP0323 chromosome 14, ASM357664v1 region cctaaaaagttaattaactctttaaatttttaaacagTGTAATTACACCATTTAGCATGTTATATTAGGCAATAGAGtctaaaaattagtaaataatcTGCTATTACAACTGGTAAATTAAAAAACTGTAAATAATAGCAgatcaattatcaatttttgaactttattgtctcactataatatgttaaaatgcgtaattacactttttaaaaatttaagaaactaattgactttgttaaaatttaggggcttattttgattttttttttttcaagcaaTAATATCTAAGTAACTTTAATGGTGTTCTAGAAGATGGTATTATCTCAAAAATAAAGGGGGAAGAAAGACAATTACCGTTGCTTGCGACAGAAAAGAGGTTATGAAGAACTCGAATCCCCGGTTATGCCTTTTGTGATGTACCTCTTTTGCAGATTTAGTTGCCTTTTCACTCACATGATACAACTCCATCACTTTAAGGCTGTTTACCTCAGCAAAAGCGTTTGGGATTCTTTCTAGGTAGAGACAGTTTCTGATGACTAGAGTCTCTAAAACTGGAAAGCTATGCTCTGAAGCTATCCAAGTTTCCAGGTTGGTCTTCACAATACGCAAATAACGAAGCTGTTTGAAAACAACATTGCTCTTTAAATCCCAAATCTCCCCCTTGAAAGCACTTTCATCCAACTTGAGCATCTCAAGCTTCTCCAGCGATCCCAATATACTCATGTCATCCCAGTGAAAGAATGTGTTGGATAAGGTCAATGATCTAAGCCTGCCTGGAAACTTCTCCCGCTTTGGGACCTTTAGCTCTTTGTCACACACGCCATAGAGCTTCAAGTTTTCAAGGCAATCTAGCATTTGAAGATTGTTGAACAAACAAGTTCCTTCCTTTGTTTCAAGAAGCTCTTCTAAATTCCCACGAATGCCCAATTTTTGGAGCTTGGGAGTCTTGCTCATGATCTCTTCCCTACAACATGCTGGTGATATGGTAGAAAGCGTGCGGATGTTGTTTGTACTTCCGATTTTTTCAAGAAGAGGTGGTAATTGAGCAGACGTGTTGGTGTGCACATGCCTTAGCTTTTCCATGTTCCATATGCCTCCAGCGATTTTTAGTGCATGTTGTTTGGTTCTGAATACAATAGTCTCCAACTCACGGAGCTTTCTGAATTGCCTGGGGAGGAGATCAAGGTCAGCTGTGATAGCAAGATATCTGAGAAGATGTAAGTCATATATCTCATCAGGTATTGACTCAAACTTGAGGGATTCAATATCTAACACCCTAAGAAGTGGAAAGGTGATTGGGATCACTGTCAACAACTGCTGTGTCAACTGAATCTCACCCTTCTGTAATGGAGACAACAACAAAGTATGGACATGCTGAGCAGATGGACATGTTCCCCTCTTTTTGTTGCAGCAACTGATGAATGAATAAGATGGATTACTTTCTGCATCTAATACTTTGGCAATGGAGGAGTAGAAACAAAGACGGCGAGATGAAGTAGCATTTGCATCTAATCTTTGTCCCTCATCCATTACGCGGAATAGATTTTTCCTTGCAGCCTCGCTTTTGCAGAACTCGTGCAGTGAGTCATAGATGCGGCATGTTTTGATTTGACCATTCACTTTCCTGCTCATCACCTTCACAAGATTCATATCCACAAAATCATTCAAATATTTATGAGCTTCAATTTCCATGTCTAAATGGTATCCCCACTCATCTATTGTTGGAATTAATTCTTCCGCAATCCACAAACGAATCAGCTTCCAAACAGCAATCTCATATCCCATGGGAAATGATGCAAAATACAGGAAGCAATTTTTTAAGTTCTCATGAGGCAGTTGTTCATAACTCAATAGTACTAGCTCATGGTAGCTTTGGCCTTCCCGATTAATTTCTAGAAAGGGATTTTCAGCTACTCGTTCCCATTCGGTAACAGTTCTATTCTTACACAGGATGCCGGCTATCACTCTTAGAGCAAGTGGTAATCCCCTGCAGTTTTTTGCTATCTTTCTCCCATGTTCTTCAAATAACTTGTCGCATTTCTTTCCACCAAAAACATTCTTTTTCAGTAGTGACCAACTTTCATCATTATCTAGCTTCTTTAAAGTATGAGGTTCCCATTTAGAATCAATCACACTACCACGTCGGGTGGTCACCAAGACTCTACTTCCATTCAGGTTTTCAGGAAATGCAACTTTTAAAGAATTCCAATCTTTTTCTTCCCATACATCATCTAATACAATGAAGTACTTTTGTTTCTTTAAAAGACTCAATATTTCTTCTGCCAAAAGATCATCATGTACCGAGCTATAGTCTTCCGTAGACTTTTTAATTCGATGTATGATGTCaatgaatttttgttttctattaaAGCCTCGTGAAACATGAAGCCAAATGCAAGGGGCAAACTTATTGGCAATATCCGGGTCTTCAAAAATCTTTGTGGCAAATGTAGTTTTTCCAGTCCCAGCCATCCCAACAATTGGGATGATCATAAAATTATTGGATGCTGTAATGAGACGATCTTTTATAGTTTTCATATCTTCTTTAAAGCCAAATACCTCATCTTTCTCCACTATTGGCCGAGCCTAAacaattaaagaagaaaatttatgaaaaatcaatattaatGTTGGCCACACTGTTGTAAAAACCCTCACCTAGGTGCTAGGCGTCCCTAGAcggaggcgaattgctccctaggcgtccgcctagcgcctaacttggCCAACtaggccgagttaactcgcccaactcggcagagttagctgAGTTAACTCGGACAAGTGTAAACATTTAATATTGGAATTGTGaacttttataatataaattatgtttCTAACTTTTTAGAATTGAATACGATATAGAGTTACCactataaattttgaaaagataaatcgtaaacatttaatatgtaaattgtgtatctttGTACTCGGAtctacagaataatttgcaCACCTTAACTCACAGCACTCAACTTTTTtcaggaaaatggtcaaataagccctcaatctttaccaaaagtgcaattacgaTCTAGAACATTCAAAAAGGTCAATTAAACACACGAACTTATCATTTTGATGGATTTAAACCCATATGACCAGGGTCATAATTTTTCCAAGCAAGTTTCCGGCGGAAAAATTATGACCGGTTGTTTAAGTGGAACAACCGGTCATATGAATTTAAATGCATCAAAATTTGACCTTTTGAATGTTCAagagcttaattgcacttttggatAAAATTTGAGAGCATATTTgaccttttcccttttttcttcCCTTTGACCAAAGCAGGTGTTCTCAACTTCTCACCCTACGGAAGAAATATCAAATAGGCATAGGGATTTATAGGCCTTCATGATTCATAATTTAATGTCCATTTATTaacggattttttttttgaaaaataaaaactggATAAAGTTAACATTTACTCGTTcttttggaaaatcaaaataaataatggagaattaaaaaaaaaaaaaaactaaaaatagatAATAATTGATGTAAACGAAGCACTAGCCTTTGCCGATCAACGTCAAAACCCATTCCAGACACGTTCTGTCTGGCCACGCCCAAAATCCTCTTTAGCCCACATTCAACAATTTTTTCCCAGAACAGAGAGTAATCCATCTTAAAACTCTAAGCCCTAAAccctattataattttttataccctgttaaacatatataatatataaaacataccATCCAACTATTAACTTATatgcttttagttgagatggagcacatttGATAGCAGTCACCCCTGTACCAAAGCTTCACCCGACAAAAAGAGACagatccaactatcagctttcAATTTTAcccaaaattcattacaaattaCATGTTTAAAAGCATGCTATTAGCAACTTACTCATCAATCCGGATATTGATCTAAACAAATATATcgtgtattttaatttctgaattttttttaaaaaaaaatcataacttGGGAATAGTTTGTTGTGGTACCTGGGAGGAATGTGACGACTCAGTGTTTTGATCACTGTTTGGATAATTGGTGAGGGATAGGAGGTCTTTCTCGTGGTCTTGTCGGATCGCATTCATCTTTGTCTTAAGAGACTGGATCTCACGAGCACAGACATTGACCTTTCCACAATGTTGAACTTTATCCAAATATTTTGTGAAGGTCTTTTCTTCGTGGTTTTTCTTCTCAGATATGTACTTGGCAACCGCATCCTGGGCTTCATTCACCACAGTCCGGAACTTCTTCACTATTACTTTCATAACTTGGAGGTCTTTGGCCCTATGGATCTTGGAAGCATCCAAGAGCCTGGCGTTAAACGTTTCGATTTCGGAGGTGAGATCAACTATATCCGAATCTATACCAACAATCAGCTTGATATTTTTAGCTACAATTTGGACCAGCTCGTTTACTGCCTTGGTTGCCACCTCCTCCACCACTTTGTCCAACACTATCGTCattgttctctctctctctctctggagAAATGGGAAATGATGGTGATATTTGAGGAGATGAGGGGTGCGAATTCCTCGAGATATAcagaatattataatataaagttATACAGCATGTATTCTCAAATATAATTCTACTATCTCATTTTTACTCCATGATATAACAAACAAGAATTagatattttcatcatgtgggtAAGTGTCTATATCAATAATTTGTTAGAGGTAATAGAAGTTGGAATAAAAAATGGAAGTCCATGTAATATAGCAAAAACTTGAGACTATCTCAAGGATTCTTGTCACTGAGATAagtcgggtcaatatgaaatgtaattcttatactagcaaatataatattaaatcaataataaaatatttattacttatatggaaaaggtaatacttttacatttttcatcaaaagtgtatattttcctttataagtgcaacattacttataagtaaaaatatactCATAACACTTTTGATGAAGAAAGTAATATTTGTATATCAAaagataaaatattacatttgtcttTTAAAGTATTACgtttcttttataagtaacaaatatattttaatcatttaatattacattttgttagtataagtattacatttatatattgacTCGACTCTATCAATTCCATGAATAAAGATTCGTGAAACAAACGTAGAGTCTTACTTATATTATTAACTTTTGAAGAATTGACTTAGCTTGTGATTGGGGCTTCAATTCACATCAAGGCACATGAACAGCAGAGAAAAGTCTAACAACAAAGGGCTCCCAACAACCCTATTTTTTGGCATCATTTGCTTGGATCCATTTTTATATCTTTGTCATTATTGTTGGGCTCATTTCTTTATAGAGGACCAATGCACTAGGCATTTAAATAAGACTGTAACTGacagctattttttttttaaatgttagcTGCTTTTATTTAAGGATCTTTATCACATTGTTTATCTATTcatttacggagtatttattaggaataagggtcaaataagtcactgaattacacagaaaattacaattagaccatcgaactcaaaaagaatgcaattgcgTCTCTAAACTACACAAACACATGCAATTAaatccaaattgacctgtttacctacaattgtaaTGATGTGGCGgttacaaatatttaaaataattttttaaaataattttggaaaaagtgtcaaataggccactgaacttgtctcttttgtgcaattgggtcattgaacttaaaaagtgtgcaactcaaccatcaaacaagcaaaatttgtgcaattggaccatttttacaaaaaattttaattcaatttgagttaaaaacatttcaatgttgactcccaactagtatggtagaagaaaatgccactcttaatacatatatgttagtaatataattgaattttaccagaaaatttttgtaaaaatggtccaattgcacaaattttgcttgttagatggttgaattgcacactttttaagttcaatgaccaaATTGCACAAAatcgataagttcagtggcctatttgacactttttccaataatttttaattaaaataattaaatactccatccgtcccattttatgtgtctggttcgattaacgaggcttgactgaagctatttttaattcaattttttataatattaaattaaatattaatatacaaaatttatatatttagaaactacactaaaagtactattaaacacaacaaatcaaatttaaaaataagtaagaaataataaagaaaataaataaagaagaaagagttggtttgaccaatgaatagtaagtaggacagataaaatgggacagagggagtaattattaaaaaaacaaacagaaGAACTGGCGGCCTTCGTCTCCACTGCCAGGCAGACGAAGTTCCggccttcgtctccatggccaggaGACGAAGGCTGGCCCATGGCCAGAGACAAAGACATTCGTCtttggccatggagacgaagactGCCGGAGACGAttcgtctccggcagttctatttttattattttttaaattttattattattattatttaattattttaattaaaattatattaaaaaaattattttaaaaattgttaaccGCCACGTCAGCACAATAAtaggtaaacatgtcaatttggacttttattaattattcgtCTCCCGCAATCTtttcgagttcgatggcctaattgtagttttgtgtgtaattcagtgatctatttgacccttattcctatttATATTAACATGCATTATTTTGAGGGctagggcaaattataccgtgcacatagcaatgtacaccacgtacgtaaacgacgtcgttttgagcattatTAATTAACCGttcgttttttttggaaatcatgtttcccgtttctGTCGAtctttgtatttatgttaatattctgtgtattccaggcaatcattctgtgtattataggcaaccgttctgtgtattcatgttagtaacacatgttgttgtgtttgtgcattcgaatgtttatgatgatgagttttgtgtattttgtgttcattaatgattatattattttgattgcaCCCAAGACAACTTTGGCTTgcttggttggatgtagtttgggggaattcaattgaattgcaattccctccaaatgatgaattgcaattcgatGGAGAAGAgtggcaatttgttggtgtaaagacaattttgccacTCCTCCCGTACcttttgtctttaaaaaaaaattgaaagaattattattattattatttcaaaagtattattattattattattttgaaagaattattattattattattgttattattattattattactactactacatactactactattactattactacaacatctaccacaacataaggacattttagtcattttgtcgcttcttacatttcaatttcctgaactcctatttctgcataccaaatactgtaatttcaattcctactttattcattgaattgcaattccacctaattacaattattttccctcctaattctctcctcccaaccaaatgcCCTGTTAAACAAAAAAACGTA contains the following coding sequences:
- the LOC116003715 gene encoding uncharacterized protein LOC116003715 → MTIVLDKVVEEVATKAVNELVQIVAKNIKLIVGIDSDIVDLTSEIETFNARLLDASKIHRAKDLQVMKVIVKKFRTVVNEAQDAVAKYISEKKNHEEKTFTKYLDKVQHCGKVNVCAREIQSLKTKMNAIRQDHEKDLLSLTNYPNSDQNTESSHSSQARPIVEKDEVFGFKEDMKTIKDRLITASNNFMIIPIVGMAGTGKTTFATKIFEDPDIANKFAPCIWLHVSRGFNRKQKFIDIIHRIKKSTEDYSSVHDDLLAEEILSLLKKQKYFIVLDDVWEEKDWNSLKVAFPENLNGSRVLVTTRRGSVIDSKWEPHTLKKLDNDESWSLLKKNVFGGKKCDKLFEEHGRKIAKNCRGLPLALRVIAGILCKNRTVTEWERVAENPFLEINREGQSYHELVLLSYEQLPHENLKNCFLYFASFPMGYEIAVWKLIRLWIAEELIPTIDEWGYHLDMEIEAHKYLNDFVDMNLVKVMSRKVNGQIKTCRIYDSLHEFCKSEAARKNLFRVMDEGQRLDANATSSRRLCFYSSIAKVLDAESNPSYSFISCCNKKRGTCPSAQHVHTLLLSPLQKGEIQLTQQLLTVIPITFPLLRVLDIESLKFESIPDEIYDLHLLRYLAITADLDLLPRQFRKLRELETIVFRTKQHALKIAGGIWNMEKLRHVHTNTSAQLPPLLEKIGSTNNIRTLSTISPACCREEIMSKTPKLQKLGIRGNLEELLETKEGTCLFNNLQMLDCLENLKLYGVCDKELKVPKREKFPGRLRSLTLSNTFFHWDDMSILGSLEKLEMLKLDESAFKGEIWDLKSNVVFKQLRYLRIVKTNLETWIASEHSFPVLETLVIRNCLYLERIPNAFAEVNSLKVMELYHVSEKATKSAKEVHHKRHNRGFEFFITSFLSQATVHQQRHGPENVELSGFDFFVTSFLSQPTVDQQSHGKENVKTSGFELFITALPSQATVHKQTGSGFDLPSTSLSSQEIASTVDEFVVGLDVEVETIMGRIIEGSKNLKVISIVGMMGLGKTTLSNTLLNEYQLQYEFFTRFLIDVLKKNDTKEIFCEILKMLTNEENAYNKMLDEVQLVDKIKELLEGKKYFIVMDGVRTMQEWNSLKDAFPDNMRGSRVLVTTRNHEVAFCADSACNPHQLKFLTSDEIWGLLAKKVFGKEICSDESLGTLGRRIATKCNGIPRVAEVIADELCKNRTSDRWKHLADDPFAIIDHMNQECNPLIQLVYDKMNFQLRNCFLYLAAFPIGYEIIARKLIHLWIAEGFIQLLDGENSLNLECTAEEYLNDLIDRKLLTVSERSADGQIKKCSIHKTLHEFCKTEAAKKNVFHKMDTVELVANKYIPRRLSADSSALDFQELGSKVSTGHVRSFISSCSKEEEVLNEPVLAAIAKSFPLLRVMDVESLKFKSLPKELCFLHYLKYLALAVSTEPKFPPKLFNNLWEMQTLVLNSSQSSVEMEVETWSMPKLRHLYSNTPMQLSPPSTLRKNGSGSMDLQTLSNISPSSCTGEIFGLIPNLQKLGIRGNLGELMANNGGIELFDNLQKLSHLQKLKLHNSANDSLTGRLQSIPQHKKFPNRLRKLSLSNTSFGWKDMCVLGALDELQILKLKDNAFRGKSWELDDNIVFKQLQFLRIVKADLESWKTSKSCFPVLKTLIIKHCSSLEAVPSEFADVDSLKLLDLYCTTEMAANSARMIKERKRTHDNGNAESCGFKLCIYPEHY